Proteins encoded within one genomic window of Cucumis sativus cultivar 9930 chromosome 3, Cucumber_9930_V3, whole genome shotgun sequence:
- the LOC101207893 gene encoding transcription factor MYB3R-1 isoform X1, whose translation MEGDKTISTPSDNPEEAVRDQRIRALHGRTSGPTRRSTKGQWTPEEDEILRQAVDHFKGKNWKKIAGYFKDRTDVQCLHRWQKVLNPELVKGPWSKEEDEIIIDLVNKYGPKKWSTIATHLPGRIGKQCRERWHNHLNPNINKEAWTQEEELALIRAHQIYGNRWAELTKFLPGRTDNAIKNHWNSSVKKKLDSYFASGLLSQFQDPVPAGQPNKLPVSSSKVLGSGNDSGLKGMDTEEISECSQDATVSDSLMIDSACATLNIRKEFQLTEDLGLGKEQSASPISNSEPYYRPSMEVSTCPIAEFAQEMGHSSHSQQNLSNDCRTTSNREHQCDLNQFPNISSLQVAKEASQFQSMGHGMGESHGVGDSAQTSSMIKEAVASAQAECMFISDDECCRVLFSDTKSDRGHLTSNLKGPCVSEMCDYVVPVHSLGTPKVENNHTLTPQIYNHPSGTDVQEKNSFGQSGMLIPSMVSVNGDVILLGGTGSNLFVGAVEHGCVTSQQNRFVYKDGTSKPSYFDVADNPEMQEQPGGSEDLPKAICEDTFATAAAEADGTGTCTRLDETAKQNDKHLDSRALCYEPPRFPSLDVPFFSCDLIQSGSEMQEYSPLGIRQLMMSSLNSVTPFRLWDSPSRDTSPDAVLKSAAKTFTSTPSILKKRHRDLMSPLSERRTDKKLETDVTSSLTENFSRLDVVFNDGSDKASILSPSNLKKSIEDSADNKENMYCTFEDSNESQDIMISENGFPKRCSQDYTKQGTADTEMISVRSTSEIVPPGVLAEHDANDLLLHSVDQKALNSSTRIKKRHCLSKSEDASNADNVKQIDSTRPQTTATGIASLPGAGETPFKRSIESPSAWMSPWFFNSFLPGPRIDTEISIEDIGYFSSPKERSLDAIGLMKQVSERTAAACANAHEVLGNETPDTLLKGTRMKHLHCDEAVLAECRVLDFSECGSPGKVGTMGA comes from the exons ATGGAAGGTGATAAGACCATCTCAACACCTTCGGACAATCCTGAGGAGGCAGTTCGTGATCAGAGGATACGTGCTCTCCATGG GAGAACTAGTGGCCCAACAAGACGTTCAACAAAAGGACAATGGACACCTGAAGAG GATGAAATTTTGCGACAAGCAGTTGATCATTTCAAAGGCAAGAACTGGAAGAAAATAG CTGGATATTTCAAGGATCGGACTGATGTACAATGTCTGCATAGGTGGCAAAAGGTTTTAAATCCCGAGCTTGTCAAAGGTCCATGGTCTAAAGAG GAAGATGAGATTATCATAGACCTGGTGAACAAATATGGACCAAAAAAGTGGTCCACAATTGCAACACATTTACCTGGACGTATTGGCAAGCAATGCCGAGAAAG gtGGCACAACCACCTCAATCCTAATATAAACAAAGAAGCATGGACCCAAGAGGAGGAGTTAGCTTTAATTCGTGCTCATCAAATTTATGGCAACAGATGGGCAGAACTAACAAAGTTCTTACCTGGAAG GACAGACAATGCCATAAAAAACCATTGGAACAGTTCTgtcaaaaagaaattggacTCTTACTTTGCCTCAGGCTTGCTCTCACAATTTCAAGATCCAGTTCCCGCTGGACAACCAAACAAACTCCCAGTTTCATCTTCAAAGGTGCTTGGTAGTGGAAATGACAGTGGCTTGAAGGGAATGGATACAGAGGAGATTTCAGAGTGCAGTCAAGATGCAACAGTTTCTGATAGCTTGATGATCGATTCAGCATGTGCCACCCTGAatataagaaaagaatttcAGTTAACCGAGGATTTGGGATTGGGAAAGGAGCAAAGTGCCAGCCCAATATCCAATTCGGAACCATACTACCGTCCTTCCATGGAAGTAAGCACTTGTCCAATTGCCGAGTTTGCTCAAGAAATGGGTCACTCATCACATTCGCAGCAAAATCTCTCGAATGATTGTAGAACAACATCAAATAGGGAGCACCAGTGTGATTTGAATCAGTTTCCTAACATCTCTTCATTACAGGTGGCCAAAGAAGCATCACAGTTTCAATCAATGGGTCATGGGATGGGTGAAAGTCATGGAGTTGGTGATTCTGCTCAAACTTCTTCGATGATAAAAGAAGCTGTGGCTTCTGCCCAAGCAGAGTGCATGTTTATATCTGATGATGAGTGTTGCAGGGTCCTATTCTCAGATACAAAAAGTGATAGAGGCCATCTGACTAGTAATCTTAAAGGACCCTGTGTATCTGAAATGTGTGATTACGTAGTACCAGTTCACTCCTTGGGAACTCCAAAAGTGGAAAATAACCATACTTTGACTCCACAGATATATAATCATCCGTCAGGAACTGATGTGCAGGAGAAAAATTCCTTTGGTCAATCTGGCATGCTGATTCCATCTATGGTTTCTGTCAATGGTGACGTGATTTTATTAGGCGGTACTGGATCCAACCTCTTTGTAGGAGCCGTAGAGCACGGATGTGTAACTAGCCAGCAAAATAGGTTTGTTTATAAAGATGGAACATCCAAGCCTTCCTATTTTGATGTTGCAGATAACCCAGAAATGCAAGAACAGCCTGGCGGATCAGAAGACCTGCCAAAAGCAATTTGTGAGGATACATTTGCAACAGCAGCAGCGGAAGCAGATGGTACAGGTACATGCACTCGTTTGGACGAAACAGcgaaacaaaatgataaacatCTAGACTCGAGAGCTCTTTGTTACGAGCCTCCTCGTTTTCCAAGTTTAGATGTTCCTTTTTTCAGCTGTGATCTCATACAGTCAGGAAGTGAAATGCAGGAGTACAGCCCACTCGGTATCCGTCAGTTGATGATGTCTTCTCTAAACTCTGTTACTCCATTCAGATTATGGGATTCACCATCTCGTGATACTAGTCCAGATGCCGTACTGAAAAGCGCTGCCAAAACTTTTACCAGTACTCCATCTATTTTGAAGAAACGACACCGTGATTTAATGTCTCCTCTTTCTGAAAGAAGAACCGACAAAAAGCTTGAAACCGATGTGACATCCAGTTTGACCGAAAACTTTTCACGCTTGGATGTTGTGTTCAATGATGGGTCTGATAAAGCTTCTATATTATCTCCATCTAACCTAAAGAAAAGTATTGAAGATTCTGctgataataaagaaaatatgtattgTACCTTTGAAGATAGTAATGAATCTCAAGACATCATGATTTCAGAGAATGGTTTTCCAAAACGTTGTTCCCAAGACTATACAAAACAAGGGACTGCTGATACCGAGATGATAAGCGTTCGATCCACATCTGAAATT GTACCTCCTGGAGTCTTGGCTGAACATGATGCCAATGACTTGCTACTCCATTCTGTTGATCAAAAAGCTCTCAATTCAAGTACAAGAATTAAGAAACGACACTGTCTGAGCAAATCGGAAGATGCATCAAATGCTGACAATGTAAAGCAGATAGATTCTACTCGACCACAGACTACAGCCACCGGAATTGCTTCATT ACCTGGAGCTGGTGAAACTCCATTCAAGAGAAGTATCGAATCCCCATCAGCATGGATGTCtccttggtttttcaattctttcctACCTGGCCCGAGGATCGATACTGAAATATCGATCGAG GACATTGGGTATTTTTCGAGCCCGAAGGAAAGAAGCCTTGATGCAATTGGGTTAATGAAACAAGTAAGCGAGAGAACGGCAGCTGCATGTGCCAATGCCCATGAAGTGTTGGGAAATGAAACTCCAGACACACTTCTGAAGGGAACGCGTATGAAACATCTCCATTGTGATGAAGCTGTTCTG GCAGAGTGTAGGGTATTGGACTTCAGCGAATGTGGCTCTCCAGGAAAAGTAGGGACAATGGGTGCGTGA
- the LOC101207893 gene encoding transcription factor MYB3R-1 isoform X2, giving the protein MFFWGMFRRTSGPTRRSTKGQWTPEEDEILRQAVDHFKGKNWKKIAGYFKDRTDVQCLHRWQKVLNPELVKGPWSKEEDEIIIDLVNKYGPKKWSTIATHLPGRIGKQCRERWHNHLNPNINKEAWTQEEELALIRAHQIYGNRWAELTKFLPGRTDNAIKNHWNSSVKKKLDSYFASGLLSQFQDPVPAGQPNKLPVSSSKVLGSGNDSGLKGMDTEEISECSQDATVSDSLMIDSACATLNIRKEFQLTEDLGLGKEQSASPISNSEPYYRPSMEVSTCPIAEFAQEMGHSSHSQQNLSNDCRTTSNREHQCDLNQFPNISSLQVAKEASQFQSMGHGMGESHGVGDSAQTSSMIKEAVASAQAECMFISDDECCRVLFSDTKSDRGHLTSNLKGPCVSEMCDYVVPVHSLGTPKVENNHTLTPQIYNHPSGTDVQEKNSFGQSGMLIPSMVSVNGDVILLGGTGSNLFVGAVEHGCVTSQQNRFVYKDGTSKPSYFDVADNPEMQEQPGGSEDLPKAICEDTFATAAAEADGTGTCTRLDETAKQNDKHLDSRALCYEPPRFPSLDVPFFSCDLIQSGSEMQEYSPLGIRQLMMSSLNSVTPFRLWDSPSRDTSPDAVLKSAAKTFTSTPSILKKRHRDLMSPLSERRTDKKLETDVTSSLTENFSRLDVVFNDGSDKASILSPSNLKKSIEDSADNKENMYCTFEDSNESQDIMISENGFPKRCSQDYTKQGTADTEMISVRSTSEIVPPGVLAEHDANDLLLHSVDQKALNSSTRIKKRHCLSKSEDASNADNVKQIDSTRPQTTATGIASLPGAGETPFKRSIESPSAWMSPWFFNSFLPGPRIDTEISIEDIGYFSSPKERSLDAIGLMKQVSERTAAACANAHEVLGNETPDTLLKGTRMKHLHCDEAVLAECRVLDFSECGSPGKVGTMGA; this is encoded by the exons ATGTTCTTTTGGGGGATGTTTAGGAGAACTAGTGGCCCAACAAGACGTTCAACAAAAGGACAATGGACACCTGAAGAG GATGAAATTTTGCGACAAGCAGTTGATCATTTCAAAGGCAAGAACTGGAAGAAAATAG CTGGATATTTCAAGGATCGGACTGATGTACAATGTCTGCATAGGTGGCAAAAGGTTTTAAATCCCGAGCTTGTCAAAGGTCCATGGTCTAAAGAG GAAGATGAGATTATCATAGACCTGGTGAACAAATATGGACCAAAAAAGTGGTCCACAATTGCAACACATTTACCTGGACGTATTGGCAAGCAATGCCGAGAAAG gtGGCACAACCACCTCAATCCTAATATAAACAAAGAAGCATGGACCCAAGAGGAGGAGTTAGCTTTAATTCGTGCTCATCAAATTTATGGCAACAGATGGGCAGAACTAACAAAGTTCTTACCTGGAAG GACAGACAATGCCATAAAAAACCATTGGAACAGTTCTgtcaaaaagaaattggacTCTTACTTTGCCTCAGGCTTGCTCTCACAATTTCAAGATCCAGTTCCCGCTGGACAACCAAACAAACTCCCAGTTTCATCTTCAAAGGTGCTTGGTAGTGGAAATGACAGTGGCTTGAAGGGAATGGATACAGAGGAGATTTCAGAGTGCAGTCAAGATGCAACAGTTTCTGATAGCTTGATGATCGATTCAGCATGTGCCACCCTGAatataagaaaagaatttcAGTTAACCGAGGATTTGGGATTGGGAAAGGAGCAAAGTGCCAGCCCAATATCCAATTCGGAACCATACTACCGTCCTTCCATGGAAGTAAGCACTTGTCCAATTGCCGAGTTTGCTCAAGAAATGGGTCACTCATCACATTCGCAGCAAAATCTCTCGAATGATTGTAGAACAACATCAAATAGGGAGCACCAGTGTGATTTGAATCAGTTTCCTAACATCTCTTCATTACAGGTGGCCAAAGAAGCATCACAGTTTCAATCAATGGGTCATGGGATGGGTGAAAGTCATGGAGTTGGTGATTCTGCTCAAACTTCTTCGATGATAAAAGAAGCTGTGGCTTCTGCCCAAGCAGAGTGCATGTTTATATCTGATGATGAGTGTTGCAGGGTCCTATTCTCAGATACAAAAAGTGATAGAGGCCATCTGACTAGTAATCTTAAAGGACCCTGTGTATCTGAAATGTGTGATTACGTAGTACCAGTTCACTCCTTGGGAACTCCAAAAGTGGAAAATAACCATACTTTGACTCCACAGATATATAATCATCCGTCAGGAACTGATGTGCAGGAGAAAAATTCCTTTGGTCAATCTGGCATGCTGATTCCATCTATGGTTTCTGTCAATGGTGACGTGATTTTATTAGGCGGTACTGGATCCAACCTCTTTGTAGGAGCCGTAGAGCACGGATGTGTAACTAGCCAGCAAAATAGGTTTGTTTATAAAGATGGAACATCCAAGCCTTCCTATTTTGATGTTGCAGATAACCCAGAAATGCAAGAACAGCCTGGCGGATCAGAAGACCTGCCAAAAGCAATTTGTGAGGATACATTTGCAACAGCAGCAGCGGAAGCAGATGGTACAGGTACATGCACTCGTTTGGACGAAACAGcgaaacaaaatgataaacatCTAGACTCGAGAGCTCTTTGTTACGAGCCTCCTCGTTTTCCAAGTTTAGATGTTCCTTTTTTCAGCTGTGATCTCATACAGTCAGGAAGTGAAATGCAGGAGTACAGCCCACTCGGTATCCGTCAGTTGATGATGTCTTCTCTAAACTCTGTTACTCCATTCAGATTATGGGATTCACCATCTCGTGATACTAGTCCAGATGCCGTACTGAAAAGCGCTGCCAAAACTTTTACCAGTACTCCATCTATTTTGAAGAAACGACACCGTGATTTAATGTCTCCTCTTTCTGAAAGAAGAACCGACAAAAAGCTTGAAACCGATGTGACATCCAGTTTGACCGAAAACTTTTCACGCTTGGATGTTGTGTTCAATGATGGGTCTGATAAAGCTTCTATATTATCTCCATCTAACCTAAAGAAAAGTATTGAAGATTCTGctgataataaagaaaatatgtattgTACCTTTGAAGATAGTAATGAATCTCAAGACATCATGATTTCAGAGAATGGTTTTCCAAAACGTTGTTCCCAAGACTATACAAAACAAGGGACTGCTGATACCGAGATGATAAGCGTTCGATCCACATCTGAAATT GTACCTCCTGGAGTCTTGGCTGAACATGATGCCAATGACTTGCTACTCCATTCTGTTGATCAAAAAGCTCTCAATTCAAGTACAAGAATTAAGAAACGACACTGTCTGAGCAAATCGGAAGATGCATCAAATGCTGACAATGTAAAGCAGATAGATTCTACTCGACCACAGACTACAGCCACCGGAATTGCTTCATT ACCTGGAGCTGGTGAAACTCCATTCAAGAGAAGTATCGAATCCCCATCAGCATGGATGTCtccttggtttttcaattctttcctACCTGGCCCGAGGATCGATACTGAAATATCGATCGAG GACATTGGGTATTTTTCGAGCCCGAAGGAAAGAAGCCTTGATGCAATTGGGTTAATGAAACAAGTAAGCGAGAGAACGGCAGCTGCATGTGCCAATGCCCATGAAGTGTTGGGAAATGAAACTCCAGACACACTTCTGAAGGGAACGCGTATGAAACATCTCCATTGTGATGAAGCTGTTCTG GCAGAGTGTAGGGTATTGGACTTCAGCGAATGTGGCTCTCCAGGAAAAGTAGGGACAATGGGTGCGTGA